A part of Osmerus mordax isolate fOsmMor3 chromosome 10, fOsmMor3.pri, whole genome shotgun sequence genomic DNA contains:
- the nog3 gene encoding noggin-3, with product MDSSYSLLALALLVLSLGFGIEEGMCQHYFLLRPIPSTNLPIVPLKEDPDPVLDPKERDLNETELRSTLGSHYDPLFMSITPPEDKYVGEEDQVDWDLRQKPSGAMPKEFKAIEFEVQHGKRQKPSKKLRRRLQLWLWSYAFCPVVYSWNDLGPRFWPRWVKGGKCYNKRSCSVPEGMVCKPAKSAHFTILRWRCLQKKGDLKCSWILVQYPIISECKCSCPN from the coding sequence ATGGATAGCTCCTACTCTCTTCTCGCCTTGGCTCTGCTGGTGCTGTCTCTTGGGTTCGGGATAGAGGAGGGCATGTGTCAGCACTACTTCCTCCTCCGGCCCATTCCAAGCACCAACCTACCCATAGTGCCGCTAAAGGAGGACCCGGACCCAGTTCTAGACCCAAAGGAGAGGGACCTGAACGAGACGGAACTCCGCTCCACTCTAGGGAGCCATTATGATCCCTTGTTCATGTCCATCACCCCGCCAGAGGACAAATACGTTGGGGAGGAAGACCAGGTTGACTGGGACCTGAGACAGAAACCGTCCGGAGCCATGCCCAAAGAGTTCAAGGCAATTGAGTTTGAAGTCCAGCACGGCaagagacagaagcccagtaAGAAACTCCGCAGACGGCTGCAGCTGTGGCTGTGGTCCTACGCCTTCTGTCCGGTAGTTTACTCATGGAACGACCTTGGGCCCCGGTTCTGGCCACGCTGGGTGAAAGGGGGTAAATGCTACAATAAGCGCTCTTGTTCAGTCCCTGAAGGGATGGTCTGCAAACCTGCCAAATCGGCCCATTTTACGATCTTACGATGGCGCTGCTTGCAGAAAAAGGGGGACTTGAA
- the ankfn1a gene encoding ankyrin repeat and fibronectin type-III domain-containing protein 1 isoform X5, translating into MTQQMQSLQLAQTRKCPGGPASPNAAKRLYRNLSEKLKGSSSSSFEDAYFFGRSDRFRKASTVPGSECVFEAVEQQDLDAVQILLYQYSTEELDLNTPNSQGLTPLDIAVMTNNTPIAKLLLKAGAKESPHFVNGESREAHLSRLVVEAERRAGELAAQPHREALSLDACSKDKALRAWEWRSRLYKRMRTGFQHARVPEAPSMVRLSVTSSSSLTVSFQEPHCLNSTVVTKYRVEWSCLKDFSLLAGEMVVDSLQSLRCAISNLTTGRLYHVRVSAYNMKGWGPPQCSLPPCASPSNWRESDGREPRRRGHIETMERLLQQVRATHTHYCCGDPSKLQNPSRKQSVSRSLKHLFYSSNKFVKTLKRGVYLAAVFYHKDSLLVTSEDQLPIVEVDDSYSSSLMQDFMWFTKLSCMWEDVRWLRQSMSVSMSSSSTLQARHKILTAAGQLQNLLGTHNLGRAHYEPIKDRHGNVLLVTIREVESQFSFYSGKWMQVTKLQSQRKSLSTPEEPYALDILLITIQDILSYQKRSQHRLAPGLYVGYLKLSSSVDQIRVLVPQKMPSMLCHARVRDNANVSREEWDWLQGLCVPEEGEREGTEGDKEGTEGEREGLENMPENPSPLLYYELQTALKTLLKHINLPLAQASPFRVYSQEVLELGHGVSFLLLLPGADAVCTAPGQSNPYTPLSGFLHLPLQMFELVHFCAYQEKAVSLYCRLSSVLELDALITQQALREAITDPEVATAKQRHQHILDYIQQMDEMWRELRWITDALQCARDRQPRGGVPLSCLLDPNSQDPDANAKTDSTSSTMDYLPTPSPSPELRRCKAVSDSQLGSDEDAFSEVFLPTDSDYDSSEALSPRDPPDLYSPPQGLSQQAMYALGGSAPDVLQIHELRYSVCSPADLPLSPSLSKDLPISPSLSRDYPLSPLLPLSPSLSDTTRTLEGLSLSRDKPAPSTPLRALANPPSKRKLLSRGHGAGGQGGYFFSGPQRWLRGHSDSLGGPLSEGVYTRQRDQDLPFTLAQPGDLPSPQPLSPLPSPQLSLSSQASSVLESRRGRQREARPHVRRIFVEPCKEASPPGTEGRRWAEEELEGGEGVGVSVVVVAEPGQGQDGGTAQDVDSDDQSDAQVSEILSSTL; encoded by the exons ATGACTCAGCAGATGCAGAGCCTGCAGTTGGCCCAAACCAGGAAGTGTCCTGGGGGTCCTGCCTCCCCCAACGCCGCCAAGCGACTCTACAGGAACCTATCAGAGAAGCTGAAGggaagctcctcctcctcgttcgAGGATGCATATTTCTTTGGACGCTCAGACCGCTTTCGCAAAGcctca actgtgccgggcagtgagtgtgtgtttgaggctgtGGAGCAGCAGGATCTAGATGCAGTGCAGATCCTGCTGTACCAGTACAGCACTGAGGAGCTGGATCTGAACACGCCCAACAGCCAGGGCCTTACACCACTGGACATCGCTGTCATGACCAACAACACGCCCATCGCAAAGCTGCTGCTCAAGGCTGGAGCCAAGGAGAGTCCAcact tcgTGAATGGGGAGAGCCGGGAAGCCCACCTGAGCCGGCTGGTGGTGGAGGCAGAGCGGAGGGCAGGGGAGCTGGCCGCCCAGCCCCACAGAGAGGCCCTGAGCCTGGACGCCTGCAGCAAGGACAAGGCCCTGCGAGCCTGGGAGTGGAGGAGCCGGCTTTACAAGCGCATGAGGACCGGCTTCCAGCACGCGC GTGTGCCCGAGGCTCCTTCCATGGTTCGTCTGAGCGTGACCAGCAGctcctctctgactgtctccttCCAGGAACCGCACTGCCTCAACTCCACGGTGGTCACCAAgtacagag tggagTGGAGCTGCCTGAAGGACTTCTCCTTGCTGGCTGGAGAGATGGTGGTGGACAGCCTGCAGTCACTTAGATGCGCCATCAGCAACCTCACCACG gggagGCTCTACCATGTCCGCGTGTCAGCCTACAACATGAAGGGTTGGGGACCTCCTCAATGCTCCCTACCACCCTGTGCCTCGCCCTCCA atTGGCGGGAGAGTGACGGCCGTGAGCCCAGGAGGCGGGGCCATATTGAGACAATGGAGCGCCTGCTACAACAGGTCcgtgccacgcacacacactactgctgtggag ACCCCTCTAAGCTTCAGAACCCTAGTCGTAAGCAGTCTGTCTCCAGGAGTCTCAAGCACCTGTTTTATTCCTCAAACAAGTTTGTCAAGACCCTGAAAAG GGGGGTGTACCTTGCAGCAGTGTTCTATCACAAGGACAGTCTTCTGGTGACATCAGAAGACCAGCTGCCAATTGTGGAGGTGGACGACTCCTACAGCTCTTCTCTCATGCAGGACTTCATGTGGTTTACGAAG ttGTCATGTATGTGGGAGGATGTGCGCTGGCTCAGACAGAGCATgtctgtctccatgtcctcctcttCAACCCTGCAGGCCAGACACAAAATACTAACTGCTGCTGGACAGCTGCAG AACCTGCTGGGGACTCACAACCTGGGCCGGGCCCACTACGAACCCATCAAGGATCGTCATGGTAACGTGCTGCTCGTGACGATCCGCGAGGTGGAGAGCCAGTTCTCGTTTTACAGCGGGAAGTGGATGCAGGTGACCAAGCTGCAGAGCCAGAGGAAGTCCCTGTCAACGCCTGAGGAGCCCTACGCCCTAGACATACTGCTCATcaccatacag GACATCCTGTCCTACCAGAAGCGTAGCCAGCACAGACTGGCTCCCGGCCTGTACGTGGGCTACTTGAAGCTGAGCAGCTCCGTGGACCAGATCCGGGTGCTGGTGCCCCAGAAGATGCCCTCCATGCTGTGCCACGCCCGCGTCAGGGACAACGCCAACGTGTCCAG AGAAGAATGGGACTGGCTCCAGGGCCTGTGTGTCCCcgaggagggcgagagggaggggacggagggagacaaggaagggacggagggagagagggagggactggaGAACATGCCAGAGAACCCCAGTCCTCTGCTCTACTACGAGCTCCAGACTGCCCTGAAGACCCTGCTCAAACACATCAACCTGCCTCTGGCccag gccaGTCCGTTCCGTGTGTACAGCCAGGAGGTGCTGGAGCTGGGACATGGTGTGTCCTTCCTCCTGCTGCTTCCTGGGGCAGACGCCGTGTGCACGGCCCCTGGGCAGAgcaacccctacacccccctctctGGATTCCTGCACCTGCCCCTACAGATGTTTGAGCTGG tccattTCTGTGCATACCAGGAGAAGGCTGTAAGTCTGTACTGCCGTCTGTCGTCTGTCCTGGAGCTGGATGCTCTTATTACCCAGCAGGCTTTGCGGGAGGCCATTACAGACCCGGAAGTTGCCACCGCCAAGCAGAGACACCAGCACATCCTTGACTAcatacag cagaTGGATGAGATGTGGCGAGAGCTGCGCTGGATCACTGACGCCCTCCAATGCGCCCGCGACCGCCAGCCCCGAGGCGGGGTGCCCCTTTCCTGCCTGCTGGACCCCAACTCCCAGGACCCGGACGCCAACGCCAAGACAGACTCCACCTCGTCCACCATGGACTACCTGCCCACGCCCTCGCCCTCCCCAGAGCTCCGCAGATGCAAGGCTGTCAGCG ACTCCCAGCTGGGCTCAGATGAAGACGCCTTCTCGGAAGTCTTCCTGCCCACGGACAGTGACTACGACTCCAGCGAGGCCCTGAGCCCTCGTGACCCCCCCgacctctactcccccccccagggcctGTCTCAGCAGGCCATGTACGCCCTGGGGGGCAGCGCCCCTGACGTGCTCCAGATCCACGAACTCAG GTACAGTGTGTGCTCGCCCGctgacctccccctctccccctccctctccaaagACCTTCCAATCTCCCCGTCCCTCTCCAGAGACTAcccgctctcccccctcctccccctctcccccagcctcagcgACACCACCAGGACCCTGGAGGGTCTCTCGCTGTCCAGGGACAAGCcagcccccagcacccccctccgGGCCCTGGCCAACCCCCCCTCTAAGAGGAAGCTGCTGTCCCGGGGCCACGGggctgggggccaggggggaTACTTCTTCAGTGGGCCCCAGCGCTGGCTCAGGGGCCACAGTGACAGCCTGGGGGGTCCCCTGTCTGAGGGGGTATACACCCGGCAGAGGGACCAGGACCTGCCCTTCACGCTGGCCCAGCCTGgagacctcccctccccccagcccctgtctcccctgccctccccccagctGTCCCTGTCCAGCCAGGCCAGCAGCGTGCTGGAGAGCCGGCGgggcaggcagagggaggcgcGGCCGCATGTACGCAGGATCTTTGTGGAGCCCTGCAAGGAGGCGTCCCCGCCCGGCACGGAGGGCCGGCGTTgggcggaggaggagctggaggggggagaaggagtcgGGGtgtcggtggtggtggtggctgagCCAGGGCAGGGCCAGGACGGAGGCACTGCCCAGGATGTGGACTCAGATGACCAATCAGACGCCCAGGTGTCCGAGATCCTCAGTAGCACGCTCTAG
- the ankfn1a gene encoding ankyrin repeat and fibronectin type-III domain-containing protein 1 isoform X4 produces MAVHALHLTSPSTGVHAFLLLLLLLLLLLIHHHLRLHLPCSCPLPLHRLRDCRDRCTNTRSLGTTGRYDTRKKSDSKISRLAQRLNQRPGDALIKDFRPLLYPGAARTSQSLDRSLPLSMTQQMQSLQLAQTRKCPGGPASPNAAKRLYRNLSEKLKGSSSSSFEDAYFFGRSDRFRKASTVPGSECVFEAVEQQDLDAVQILLYQYSTEELDLNTPNSQGLTPLDIAVMTNNTPIAKLLLKAGAKESPHFVNGESREAHLSRLVVEAERRAGELAAQPHREALSLDACSKDKALRAWEWRSRLYKRMRTGFQHARVPEAPSMVRLSVTSSSSLTVSFQEPHCLNSTVVTKYRVEWSCLKDFSLLAGEMVVDSLQSLRCAISNLTTGRLYHVRVSAYNMKGWGPPQCSLPPCASPSNWRESDGREPRRRGHIETMERLLQQVRATHTHYCCGDPSKLQNPSRKQSVSRSLKHLFYSSNKFVKTLKRGVYLAAVFYHKDSLLVTSEDQLPIVEVDDSYSSSLMQDFMWFTKLSCMWEDVRWLRQSMSVSMSSSSTLQARHKILTAAGQLQNLLGTHNLGRAHYEPIKDRHGNVLLVTIREVESQFSFYSGKWMQVTKLQSQRKSLSTPEEPYALDILLITIQDILSYQKRSQHRLAPGLYVGYLKLSSSVDQIRVLVPQKMPSMLCHARVRDNANVSREEWDWLQGLCVPEEGEREGTEGDKEGTEGEREGLENMPENPSPLLYYELQTALKTLLKHINLPLAQASPFRVYSQEVLELGHGVSFLLLLPGADAVCTAPGQSNPYTPLSGFLHLPLQMFELVHFCAYQEKAVSLYCRLSSVLELDALITQQALREAITDPEVATAKQRHQHILDYIQQMDEMWRELRWITDALQCARDRQPRGGVPLSCLLDPNSQDPDANAKTDSTSSTMDYLPTPSPSPELRRCKAVSDSQLGSDEDAFSEVFLPTDSDYDSSEALSPRDPPDLYSPPQGLSQQAMYALGGSAPDVLQIHELRYSVCSPADLPLSPSLSKDLPISPSLSRDYPLSPLLPLSPSLSDTTRTLEGLSLSRDKPAPSTPLRALANPPSKRKLLSRGHGAGGQGGYFFSGPQRWLRGHSDSLGGPLSEGVYTRQRDQDLPFTLAQPGDLPSPQPLSPLPSPQLSLSSQASSVLESRRGRQREARPHVRRIFVEPCKEASPPGTEGRRWAEEELEGGEGVGVSVVVVAEPGQGQDGGTAQDVDSDDQSDAQVSEILSSTL; encoded by the exons GTCCCTCCCCCTCAGTATGACTCAGCAGATGCAGAGCCTGCAGTTGGCCCAAACCAGGAAGTGTCCTGGGGGTCCTGCCTCCCCCAACGCCGCCAAGCGACTCTACAGGAACCTATCAGAGAAGCTGAAGggaagctcctcctcctcgttcgAGGATGCATATTTCTTTGGACGCTCAGACCGCTTTCGCAAAGcctca actgtgccgggcagtgagtgtgtgtttgaggctgtGGAGCAGCAGGATCTAGATGCAGTGCAGATCCTGCTGTACCAGTACAGCACTGAGGAGCTGGATCTGAACACGCCCAACAGCCAGGGCCTTACACCACTGGACATCGCTGTCATGACCAACAACACGCCCATCGCAAAGCTGCTGCTCAAGGCTGGAGCCAAGGAGAGTCCAcact tcgTGAATGGGGAGAGCCGGGAAGCCCACCTGAGCCGGCTGGTGGTGGAGGCAGAGCGGAGGGCAGGGGAGCTGGCCGCCCAGCCCCACAGAGAGGCCCTGAGCCTGGACGCCTGCAGCAAGGACAAGGCCCTGCGAGCCTGGGAGTGGAGGAGCCGGCTTTACAAGCGCATGAGGACCGGCTTCCAGCACGCGC GTGTGCCCGAGGCTCCTTCCATGGTTCGTCTGAGCGTGACCAGCAGctcctctctgactgtctccttCCAGGAACCGCACTGCCTCAACTCCACGGTGGTCACCAAgtacagag tggagTGGAGCTGCCTGAAGGACTTCTCCTTGCTGGCTGGAGAGATGGTGGTGGACAGCCTGCAGTCACTTAGATGCGCCATCAGCAACCTCACCACG gggagGCTCTACCATGTCCGCGTGTCAGCCTACAACATGAAGGGTTGGGGACCTCCTCAATGCTCCCTACCACCCTGTGCCTCGCCCTCCA atTGGCGGGAGAGTGACGGCCGTGAGCCCAGGAGGCGGGGCCATATTGAGACAATGGAGCGCCTGCTACAACAGGTCcgtgccacgcacacacactactgctgtggag ACCCCTCTAAGCTTCAGAACCCTAGTCGTAAGCAGTCTGTCTCCAGGAGTCTCAAGCACCTGTTTTATTCCTCAAACAAGTTTGTCAAGACCCTGAAAAG GGGGGTGTACCTTGCAGCAGTGTTCTATCACAAGGACAGTCTTCTGGTGACATCAGAAGACCAGCTGCCAATTGTGGAGGTGGACGACTCCTACAGCTCTTCTCTCATGCAGGACTTCATGTGGTTTACGAAG ttGTCATGTATGTGGGAGGATGTGCGCTGGCTCAGACAGAGCATgtctgtctccatgtcctcctcttCAACCCTGCAGGCCAGACACAAAATACTAACTGCTGCTGGACAGCTGCAG AACCTGCTGGGGACTCACAACCTGGGCCGGGCCCACTACGAACCCATCAAGGATCGTCATGGTAACGTGCTGCTCGTGACGATCCGCGAGGTGGAGAGCCAGTTCTCGTTTTACAGCGGGAAGTGGATGCAGGTGACCAAGCTGCAGAGCCAGAGGAAGTCCCTGTCAACGCCTGAGGAGCCCTACGCCCTAGACATACTGCTCATcaccatacag GACATCCTGTCCTACCAGAAGCGTAGCCAGCACAGACTGGCTCCCGGCCTGTACGTGGGCTACTTGAAGCTGAGCAGCTCCGTGGACCAGATCCGGGTGCTGGTGCCCCAGAAGATGCCCTCCATGCTGTGCCACGCCCGCGTCAGGGACAACGCCAACGTGTCCAG AGAAGAATGGGACTGGCTCCAGGGCCTGTGTGTCCCcgaggagggcgagagggaggggacggagggagacaaggaagggacggagggagagagggagggactggaGAACATGCCAGAGAACCCCAGTCCTCTGCTCTACTACGAGCTCCAGACTGCCCTGAAGACCCTGCTCAAACACATCAACCTGCCTCTGGCccag gccaGTCCGTTCCGTGTGTACAGCCAGGAGGTGCTGGAGCTGGGACATGGTGTGTCCTTCCTCCTGCTGCTTCCTGGGGCAGACGCCGTGTGCACGGCCCCTGGGCAGAgcaacccctacacccccctctctGGATTCCTGCACCTGCCCCTACAGATGTTTGAGCTGG tccattTCTGTGCATACCAGGAGAAGGCTGTAAGTCTGTACTGCCGTCTGTCGTCTGTCCTGGAGCTGGATGCTCTTATTACCCAGCAGGCTTTGCGGGAGGCCATTACAGACCCGGAAGTTGCCACCGCCAAGCAGAGACACCAGCACATCCTTGACTAcatacag cagaTGGATGAGATGTGGCGAGAGCTGCGCTGGATCACTGACGCCCTCCAATGCGCCCGCGACCGCCAGCCCCGAGGCGGGGTGCCCCTTTCCTGCCTGCTGGACCCCAACTCCCAGGACCCGGACGCCAACGCCAAGACAGACTCCACCTCGTCCACCATGGACTACCTGCCCACGCCCTCGCCCTCCCCAGAGCTCCGCAGATGCAAGGCTGTCAGCG ACTCCCAGCTGGGCTCAGATGAAGACGCCTTCTCGGAAGTCTTCCTGCCCACGGACAGTGACTACGACTCCAGCGAGGCCCTGAGCCCTCGTGACCCCCCCgacctctactcccccccccagggcctGTCTCAGCAGGCCATGTACGCCCTGGGGGGCAGCGCCCCTGACGTGCTCCAGATCCACGAACTCAG GTACAGTGTGTGCTCGCCCGctgacctccccctctccccctccctctccaaagACCTTCCAATCTCCCCGTCCCTCTCCAGAGACTAcccgctctcccccctcctccccctctcccccagcctcagcgACACCACCAGGACCCTGGAGGGTCTCTCGCTGTCCAGGGACAAGCcagcccccagcacccccctccgGGCCCTGGCCAACCCCCCCTCTAAGAGGAAGCTGCTGTCCCGGGGCCACGGggctgggggccaggggggaTACTTCTTCAGTGGGCCCCAGCGCTGGCTCAGGGGCCACAGTGACAGCCTGGGGGGTCCCCTGTCTGAGGGGGTATACACCCGGCAGAGGGACCAGGACCTGCCCTTCACGCTGGCCCAGCCTGgagacctcccctccccccagcccctgtctcccctgccctccccccagctGTCCCTGTCCAGCCAGGCCAGCAGCGTGCTGGAGAGCCGGCGgggcaggcagagggaggcgcGGCCGCATGTACGCAGGATCTTTGTGGAGCCCTGCAAGGAGGCGTCCCCGCCCGGCACGGAGGGCCGGCGTTgggcggaggaggagctggaggggggagaaggagtcgGGGtgtcggtggtggtggtggctgagCCAGGGCAGGGCCAGGACGGAGGCACTGCCCAGGATGTGGACTCAGATGACCAATCAGACGCCCAGGTGTCCGAGATCCTCAGTAGCACGCTCTAG